One genomic segment of Novisyntrophococcus fermenticellae includes these proteins:
- a CDS encoding glucose-1-phosphate adenylyltransferase — translation MIKKEMIAMLLAGGQGSRLGVLTQNVAKPAVAFGGKYRIIDFPLSNCINSGIDTVGVLTQYQPLRLNTHIGIGIPWDLDKNVGGVTVLPPYERSTNSEWYTGTANAIYQNMDFMENYNPDYVLILSGDHIYKMDYEVMLDFHKANKADVTIACMPVPIEEASRFGVMITDGSGRITEFEEKPEHPRSNLASMGIYIFSWPVLKEALHALKEQTSCDFGKHVLPYCRDNGKNLFAYEFNGYWKDVGTLASYWEANMELIDIIPEFNLYEEFWKIYTKGDVIRPQYVSGEAVIERSIIGEGTEIYGEVHNSVIGADVYIAKGAVVRDSIIMRHSRIGEGTQVDKSIIAENVKVGANVQMGVGEEQPNVLKPHVYSFGLATVGENSVIPPSVRIGKNTAIVGETTPEDYPDGELVSGGVIREKGGE, via the coding sequence ATGATTAAAAAAGAGATGATAGCAATGCTGCTTGCAGGTGGTCAGGGCAGTCGTTTAGGTGTACTTACACAGAATGTTGCAAAACCTGCGGTTGCATTTGGCGGAAAATATCGTATTATAGACTTTCCGCTCAGTAACTGTATTAATTCAGGCATTGATACAGTCGGTGTTCTTACCCAATACCAACCCTTGCGGCTCAATACGCATATAGGAATCGGCATTCCCTGGGATTTGGATAAAAACGTTGGCGGTGTTACGGTACTGCCCCCATACGAGAGAAGTACAAACAGTGAGTGGTACACTGGAACGGCAAATGCAATCTACCAGAACATGGATTTTATGGAAAATTATAATCCGGACTATGTTCTAATCTTATCAGGTGACCACATCTACAAAATGGACTATGAAGTGATGTTGGATTTTCACAAAGCCAACAAGGCAGATGTTACAATCGCCTGTATGCCGGTTCCGATTGAAGAAGCCAGCCGTTTTGGAGTCATGATCACGGATGGCAGTGGCCGTATTACGGAGTTCGAGGAAAAACCGGAGCATCCCAGAAGCAATCTGGCTTCTATGGGAATTTATATCTTTAGCTGGCCGGTATTAAAAGAAGCACTGCATGCACTGAAGGAGCAGACAAGCTGCGACTTCGGCAAACATGTTCTTCCATACTGCAGGGATAACGGGAAAAACCTGTTTGCCTATGAGTTCAATGGTTACTGGAAGGATGTGGGGACCCTTGCCTCTTATTGGGAAGCTAATATGGAACTGATTGACATTATTCCCGAGTTTAATCTGTATGAGGAATTCTGGAAGATCTATACGAAGGGGGATGTGATACGTCCTCAGTACGTATCCGGCGAAGCTGTTATTGAGCGAAGTATTATCGGCGAAGGGACTGAGATTTATGGAGAAGTACATAATTCGGTGATAGGGGCGGATGTCTATATTGCTAAGGGGGCTGTGGTTCGGGATTCCATTATCATGCGGCATAGCAGAATCGGCGAGGGAACACAGGTGGACAAGTCGATTATAGCGGAGAACGTTAAAGTTGGCGCTAATGTACAGATGGGGGTTGGTGAGGAACAACCGAATGTGCTTAAGCCCCATGTATACTCCTTTGGACTTGCTACTGTTGGTGAGAACTCTGTTATTCCTCCTAGTGTACGGATTGGAAAAAATACCGCCATCGTTGGAGAGACCACTCCGGAGGATTATCCGGATGGGGAACTGGTATCCGGCGGTGTGATTCGAGAGAAGGGCGGTGAATAA
- the glgD gene encoding glucose-1-phosphate adenylyltransferase subunit GlgD → MRALGIILAGGNNNKMKELSNKRAIAAMPIAGSYRSIDFALSNMANSHIQKVAVLTQYNARSLNEHLSSSKWWDFGRKQGGMYVFTPTVTVGNSWWYRGTADAIYQNLSWLKQSHEPYVVIASGDGIYKLDYNKVLEYHISKRADVTVVCTECREADTSRFGVLKMNEDCRIEEFDEKPMVSQSNLISTGIYVIRRRQLIELIERCAQEDRHDFVKDILIRYKNLKRIYGYKINTYWSNISTVESYYNTNMDFLKPEVREYFFGEYPGIYSKIDDLPPAKYNPGSCVKNSLIASGCIINGHIENSVIFKDVYVGNNCVIKNSIVLNNVYLGDNTHIENCIVESRGTIRANSYYCGEDGIKIVVEKNERYAI, encoded by the coding sequence ATGAGAGCACTTGGTATTATTTTAGCAGGCGGCAATAACAATAAGATGAAAGAGTTATCTAATAAGAGGGCAATTGCAGCCATGCCTATTGCAGGCAGTTACAGGAGTATAGACTTTGCTCTGAGCAATATGGCAAACTCTCATATTCAGAAAGTGGCGGTTTTGACACAATATAATGCAAGATCCCTGAATGAACACCTGAGCTCTTCAAAATGGTGGGATTTTGGACGCAAGCAAGGAGGAATGTATGTATTCACGCCCACGGTCACAGTTGGAAACAGCTGGTGGTACCGCGGCACGGCGGATGCAATTTACCAGAATCTGTCTTGGCTCAAGCAAAGTCATGAACCATATGTCGTGATTGCTTCCGGAGATGGAATATACAAGCTGGATTATAATAAAGTTCTGGAATATCATATTTCAAAGCGGGCAGATGTCACTGTAGTCTGCACGGAATGCAGGGAGGCGGATACCAGCCGGTTTGGTGTTCTAAAGATGAATGAGGATTGCCGGATTGAAGAATTTGATGAGAAGCCCATGGTTTCGCAGTCAAATCTTATATCAACAGGTATATATGTCATTCGCAGAAGGCAGCTGATAGAGCTGATAGAACGTTGCGCACAGGAAGACCGTCACGACTTTGTAAAGGATATTCTGATACGATATAAGAATCTGAAAAGAATCTATGGTTATAAAATTAATACGTATTGGAGCAATATTTCTACGGTAGAGTCGTATTATAACACGAATATGGACTTCTTAAAGCCGGAAGTACGGGAATATTTCTTTGGAGAATATCCGGGTATTTATTCCAAAATCGATGATTTGCCGCCCGCTAAGTATAATCCCGGCAGCTGTGTAAAGAACAGCCTGATTGCCAGCGGCTGTATTATCAATGGACATATTGAAAATTCAGTGATTTTTAAGGATGTGTATGTGGGCAATAATTGTGTGATTAAGAACTCTATTGTGTTAAATAATGTTTACCTGGGAGATAACACGCATATTGAAAACTGTATTGTGGAGAGCCGTGGTACAATCAGGGCGAATTCATACTATTGTGGAGAAGATGGTATCAAAATTGTAGTGGAGAAGAACGAAAGATATGCAATCTGA
- the spoVG gene encoding septation regulator SpoVG codes for MNITDVRVRKVTKDGKMKAVVSITIDDEFVVHDIKVIEGDKGLFIAMPSRKATDGEYRDIAHPINSETRDHIQTIILDRYEQVMSESVADEAL; via the coding sequence ATGAACATTACAGACGTAAGGGTACGTAAGGTTACAAAGGATGGTAAGATGAAGGCGGTTGTTTCCATAACAATCGATGACGAGTTTGTAGTACATGACATCAAAGTGATTGAAGGGGATAAGGGTCTTTTTATCGCCATGCCGAGTCGTAAGGCAACAGATGGAGAGTATCGGGATATCGCCCACCCCATCAATTCCGAAACCAGAGACCATATTCAGACCATAATTTTGGACAGGTATGAGCAGGTGATGAGTGAAAGTGTGGCAGACGAGGCTCTATAG
- a CDS encoding RsmF rRNA methyltransferase first C-terminal domain-containing protein, which produces MALPEEFLTRMQQMLGKDYKEFIMSYDEPRQYGLRVNTLKITPERFQTITPFPVKPIPWVENGFYYSEDIHPAQDSYYAAGLYYLQEPSAMTPAGRLPIADGDRVLDLCAAPGGKATELAARLKNTGTLVANDISNSRAKALLHNLELFGAGNIFVTNEKPGNLSRAFEGWFDKVLVDAPCSGEGMFRKAPEVAKTWRTDRPEYFANIQKDIIANAVKMLGSGGMMLYSTCTFASQENEGSISWLLNHFPEMELVEIQPYEKFGPGIPKWGDGRPELKKCMHIWPHRMEGEGHFLALLRKKEVRNTVIQPFLSPLRLDKSEKLLLEEFMKELGISIATDHIEARNGKAYLIPELPEQVRGLHFIRNGLFLGTFKKNRFEPSQSWAMALSADKCSQSICLPRGDARIERYLRGETIQAEQEAEKLKNGWKLICVDKFSLGWGKLLNGVIKNKFLCSWRTN; this is translated from the coding sequence ATTGCTTTACCGGAAGAATTTCTGACTCGAATGCAGCAGATGCTTGGGAAAGATTATAAAGAATTTATCATGAGTTATGATGAGCCACGTCAGTATGGGCTGCGTGTCAATACCTTGAAAATTACGCCTGAGAGGTTTCAGACCATTACTCCTTTTCCTGTCAAGCCAATCCCCTGGGTGGAGAATGGTTTCTATTATTCTGAAGATATTCACCCGGCACAGGATTCCTATTATGCGGCCGGTCTGTATTATCTTCAAGAACCTTCGGCCATGACACCAGCCGGCCGCCTTCCCATAGCGGACGGAGACAGAGTGCTCGATCTTTGCGCAGCTCCCGGAGGAAAAGCAACCGAACTGGCGGCCCGTCTTAAAAATACAGGTACTTTGGTGGCAAATGATATAAGCAATTCCAGAGCCAAAGCGCTCCTTCACAATCTGGAGCTTTTTGGGGCGGGAAACATCTTTGTGACAAATGAAAAACCGGGCAACTTGTCCCGGGCTTTTGAAGGATGGTTTGACAAGGTTCTGGTAGATGCCCCATGTTCGGGAGAAGGAATGTTCCGAAAAGCACCCGAAGTTGCAAAAACCTGGAGGACTGACCGCCCTGAATACTTTGCCAATATACAGAAGGATATCATAGCCAACGCCGTTAAGATGCTGGGAAGCGGAGGGATGATGCTATATTCCACATGCACATTCGCATCACAGGAGAACGAAGGCTCCATATCGTGGCTTTTGAACCATTTTCCGGAGATGGAGTTGGTGGAGATACAGCCATATGAGAAATTCGGGCCGGGGATACCAAAATGGGGCGACGGCAGACCGGAACTGAAAAAATGTATGCATATCTGGCCCCACCGCATGGAAGGGGAAGGGCATTTTCTCGCACTGTTACGAAAAAAGGAAGTCCGGAATACAGTGATTCAGCCCTTTTTGTCCCCCTTGAGACTGGATAAAAGTGAAAAGCTTCTGCTGGAAGAATTCATGAAGGAGCTGGGGATCAGCATTGCGACAGACCATATTGAAGCTCGTAACGGAAAAGCTTACCTGATTCCGGAATTGCCCGAGCAAGTGAGGGGGCTTCATTTTATTCGTAATGGACTTTTTCTTGGTACCTTTAAAAAGAACCGCTTTGAGCCGTCCCAAAGTTGGGCCATGGCGCTGTCAGCAGACAAATGCTCTCAGAGCATCTGCCTGCCCAGAGGTGATGCACGCATCGAAAGATATCTGCGCGGAGAGACAATTCAGGCGGAACAGGAAGCGGAAAAATTAAAAAATGGATGGAAACTGATCTGTGTCGATAAATTTTCTTTGGGTTGGGGGAAACTGCTGAATGGTGTCATAAAAAACAAGTTCTTGTGTTCATGGAGAACAAATTAA